Proteins encoded together in one Panthera uncia isolate 11264 chromosome A2, Puncia_PCG_1.0, whole genome shotgun sequence window:
- the ADGRL1 gene encoding adhesion G protein-coupled receptor L1 isoform X3, whose amino-acid sequence MARLAAVLWSLCITAVLVASATQGLSRAGLPFGLMRRELACEGYPIELRCPGSDVIMVENANYGRTDDKICDADPFQMENVQCYLPDAFKIMSQRCNNRTQCVVVAGSDAFPDPCPGTYKYLEVQYDCVPYIFVCPGTLQKVLEPTSTHESEHQSGAWCKDPLQAGDRIYVMPWIPYRTDTLTEYASWEDYVAARHTTTYRLPNRVDGTGFVVYDGAVFYNKERTRNIVKYDLRTRIKSGETVINTANYHDTSPYRWGGKTDIDLAVDENGLWVIYATEGNNGRLVVSQLNPYTLRFEGTWETGYDKRSASNAFMVCGVLYVLRSVYVDDDSEAAGNRVDYAFNTNANREEPVSLAFPNPYQFVSSVDYNPRDNQLYVWNNYFVVRYSLEFGPPDPSAGPATSPPVSTTTTARPTPLTSTASPAATTPLRRVPLTTHPVGAINQLGPDLPPATAPAPSTRRPPAPNLHVSPELFCEPREVRRVQWPATQQGMLVERPCPKGTRGIASFQCLPALGLWNPRGPDLSNCTSPWVNQVAQKIKSGENAANIASELARHTRGSIYAGDVSSSVKLMEQLLDILDAQLQALRPIERESAGKNYNKMHKRERTCKDYIKAVVETVDNLLRPEALESWKDMNATEQVHTATMLLDVLEEGAFLLADNVREPARFLAAKQNVVLEVTVLNTEGQVQELVFPQEYPSENSIQLSANTIKQNSRNGVVKVVFILYNNLGLFLSTENATVKLAGEAGTGGPGGASLVVNSQVIAASINKESSRVFLMDPVIFTVAHLEAKNHFNANCSFWNYSERSMLGYWSTQGCRLVESNKTHTTCACSHLTNFAVLMAHHEIYQGRINELLLSVITWVGIVISLVCLAICISTFCFLRGLQTDRNTIHKNLCINLFLAELLFLVGIDKTQYEIACPIFAGLLHYFFLAAFSWLCLEGVHLYLLLVEVFESEYSRTKYYYLGGYCFPALVVGIAAAIDYRSYGTEKACWLRVDNYFIWSFIGPVSFVIVVNLVFLMVTLHKMIRSSSVLKPDSSRLDNIKSWALGAIALLFLLGLTWAFGLLFINKESVVMAYLFTTFNAFQGVFIFVFHCALQKKVHKEYSKCLRHSYCCIRSPPGGAHGSLKTSAMRSNTRYYTGTQSRIRRMWNDTVRKQTESSFMAGDINSTPTLNRGESTPVQEEISSSGRGV is encoded by the exons GTGTAACAACCGCACCCAGTGCGTGGTGGTTGCCGGCTCTGACGCCTTTCCTGACCCCTGTCCTGGGACCTACAAGTACCTGGAGGTGCAGTACGACTGTGTCCCCTACA TCTTCGTGTGCCCAGGGACCCTGCAGAAGGTGTTGGAGCCCACCTCCACGCACGAGTCGGAACACCAGTCTGGCGCCTGGTGCAAGGACCCGCTGCAGGCGGGCGACCGTATCTACGTCATGCCCTGGATCCCCTACCGCACGGACACGCTGACCGAGTACGCCTCGTGGGAGGACTACGTGGCCGCGCGCCACACCACCACCTACCGGCTGCCCAACCGCGTGGACGGCACGGGCTTCGTGGTCTACGACGGCGCCGTCTTCTACAACAAGGAGCGCACGCGCAACATCGTCAAGTACGACCTGCGCACGCGCATCAAGAGCGGGGAGACGGTCATCAACACGGCCAACTACCACGACACCTCGCCCTACCGCTGGGGGGGCAAGACCGACATCGACCTAGCTGTGGACGAGAACGGGCTGTGGGTCATTTACGCCACCGAGGGCAACAACGGGCGCCTGGTGGTGAGCCAGCTCAACCCCTACACGCTGCGTTTCGAGGGCACGTGGGAGACCGGCTACGACAAGCGCTCGGCGTCCAACGCCTTCATGGTGTGCGGGGTCCTGTACGTGCTGCGCTCCGTGTACGTGGACGACGACAGCGAGGCGGCGGGCAACCGCGTGGACTACGCCTTCAACACCAACGCCAACCGCGAGGAGCCCGTGAGCCTGGCCTTCCCCAACCCCTACCAGTTCGTCTCCTCCGTGGACTACAACCCTCGCGACAACCAGCTTTACGTCTGGAACAACTATTTTGTGGTGCGCTACAGCCTGGAGTTCGGGCCGCCCGACCCCAGTGCGG GCCCAGCCACTTCCCCACCTGTCAGCACGACCACCACAGCCCGACCCACACCCCTCACCAGCACGGCCTCGCCCGCAGCTACCACCCCGCTCCGCCGGGTGCCCCTCACCACACACCCTGTGGGTGCCATCAACCAGCTGGGACCTGACCTGCCTCCAGCCAcagccccagctcccagcacccggcggcccccagcccccaacctGCACGTGTCCCCAGAGCTCTTCTGTGAACCTAGAGAGGTGCGGCGGGTCCAGTGGCCGGCCACCCAGCAGGGCATGCTGGTGGAGAGGCCCTGCCCCAAGGGGACCCGAG GAATTGCCTCCTTCCAGTGTCTACCAGCCCTGGGGCTCTGGAACCCCCGGGGCCCTGACCTCAGCAACTGCACCTCCCCCTGGGTCAACCAGGTGGCCCAGAAG ATCAAGAGTGGGGAGAACGCGGCCAACATTGCCAGCGAGCTAGCCCGTCACACCCGAGGCTCCATCTATGCGGGTGACGTGTCCTCCTCCGTGAAGCTGATGGAGCAGCTGCTGGATATTCTGGACGCCCAGCTGCAGGCCTTGCGGCCCATTGAGCGCGAGTCGGCTGGCAAGAACTACAACAAG atGCACAAGCGGGAGAGAACCTGCAAAGACTACATCAAG GCTGTGGTAGAGACTGTGGACAACCTGCTGCGGCCAGAGGCTCTGGAATCCTGGAAGGACATGAATGCTACGGAGCAGGTGCACACAGCCACCATGCTCTTGGATGTCCTGGAGGAGGGTGCCTTCCTGCTGGCCGACAATGTCAGGGAGCCCGCCCGCTTCCTGGCTGCCAAGCAGAATGTGG TCCTGGAGGTGACAGTCCTCAACACCGAGGGCCAAGTGCAGGAGCTGGTGTTCCCCCAGGAGTACCCAAGTGAGAACTCCATCCAGCTGTCCGCCAATACCATCAAGCAGAACAGCCGCAACG GTGTAGTCAAAGTCGTTTTCATCCTCTACAACAACCTGGGTCTCTTCCTGTCCACCGAGAACGCCACAGTGAAGCTGGCAGGTGAAGCAGGTACAGGTGGCCCAGGCGGCGCCTCCCTGGTGGTGAATTCGCAGGTCATCGCGGCGTCCATCAACAAGGAGTCCAGTCGAGTCTTTCTCATGGACCCTGTCATCTTCACCGTGGCCCACCTGGAG GCCAAGAACCACTTCAATGCTAACTGCTCCTTCTGGAACTACTCGGAGCGTTCCATGCTGGGCTACTGGTCAACCCAGGGCTGCCGCCTGGTGGAGTCCAACAAGACCCACACCACATGTGCCTGCAGCCACCTCACCAACTTCGCCGTGCTGATGGCCCACCACGAGATC taCCAGGGCCGCATCAATGAGCTGCTGTTGTCGGTCATCACCTGGGTGGGCATCGTGATCTCCCTCGTCTGCCTGGCCATCTGTATCTCTACCTTCTGCTTCTTGCGGGGGCTGCAGACCGACCGCAACACCATCCACAAGAACCTGTGCATCAACCTCTTCCTGGCTGAGCTGCTCTTCCTGGTGGGGATCGACAAGACTCAGTATGAG ATCGCCTGCCCCATCTTCGCTGGCTTGCTGCACTACTTCTTCCTGGCCGCCTTCTCCTGGCTGTGCCTGGAGGGTGTGCACCTCTATCTGCTGCTGGTGGAAGTGTTTGAGAGCGAGTACTCCCGTACCAAGTACTACTACTTGGGGGGCTACTGCTTCCCGGCACTGGTGGTGGGCATCGCGGCTGCCATCGACTACCGCAGCTATGGCACCGAGAAGGC CTGCTGGCTCCGAGTGGACAATTATTTCATCTGGAGCTTCATCGGGCCAGTCTCCTTTGTTATCGTG GTGAACCTGGTGTTTCTCATGGTGACCCTGCACAAGATGATCCGGAGCTCATCTGTGCTCAAGCCCGACTCCAGTCGCCTCGACAACATTAA atcCTGGGCCCTGGGGGCCATCGCGCTGCTCTTCCTGCTGGGTCTCACTTGGGCTTTCGGCCTGCTCTTCATCAATAAGGAGTCGGTGGTCATGGCCTATCTCTTCACCACTTTCAACGCCTTCCAGGGGGTCTTCATCTTTGTCTTTCACTGCGCCTTACAAAAGAAG gtGCACAAGGAGTACAGCAAGTGCCTGCGTCACTCCTACTGCTGCATCCGCTCCCCCCCTGGGGGCGCTCACGGCTCACTGAAGACCTCAGCCATGCGGAGCAACACCCGCTACTACACAGGGACCCAG AGCCGAATCCGGAGGATGTGGAACGACACCGTGAGGAAACAGACGGAGTCCTCCTTCATGGCAGGCGACATCAACAGTACCCCCACCCTGAACAGAG GTGAGAGCACTCCAGTACAGGAAGAGATCAGCAGCTCAGGTCGGGGAGTGTGA